The nucleotide sequence TGCTGCCGCCGGGCTTCTCGCTCATCGGCTTCGCCCGCCGGGAGTGGCAGGACGAGGACTTCGCGCAGGAGGTCCACGACGCCGTCGAGCAGCACTCGCGCACCCCGTTCCGCGAGGAGGTGTGGCAGCAGCTGATCCAGGGGATGCGTTTCGTCCAGGGCGACTTCGACGACGACGACGCCTTCGAGCAGCTCAAGTCCACCATCGAGGACCTGGACAAGGCGCAGGGCACCGGCGGCAACTTCGCCTTCTACCTGTCGGTCCCGCCGAAGTTCTTCCCCAAGGTCGTCCAGCAGCTCAAGAAGCACGGCCTGGCCGACCAGAAGGACGGTTCCTGGCGCCGCGCGGTCATCGAGAAGCCCTTCGGGCACGACCTGGTCTCCGCCAAGGAGCTCAACGAGGTCGTCCACGAGGTCTTCCCGCCGAACGAGGTCTTCCGGATCGACCACTACCTCGGCAAGGAGACCGTCCAGAACATCCTGGCGCTCCGCTTCGCCAACACCCTCTTCGAGCCGATCTGGAACCGGTCGTACGTCGACCACGTGCAGATCACCATGGCCGAGGACATCGGCATCGGCGGCCGCGCCGGCTACTACGACGGCATCGGCGCCGCCCGTGACGTCATCCAGAACCACCTCCTCCAGCTGCTCGCGCTGACCGCGATGGAGGAGCCCGCCTCCTTCGACGCCGACGCGCTCGCCGCCGAGAAGACCAAGGTCCTCGGCGCGGTGAAGCTGCCCAAGGACCTGGGCAAGTCCACGGTCCGCGGCCAGTACGCGGCCGGGTGGCAGGGCGGCGCCAAGGCCGTCGGCTACCTCCAGGAAGACGGCATCGACCCCCAGTCGAAGACCGACACCTACGCGGCCATCAAGCTGGAGATCGACAACCGCCGCTGGGCGGGCGTCCCGT is from Streptomyces venezuelae ATCC 10712 and encodes:
- the zwf gene encoding glucose-6-phosphate dehydrogenase, coding for MSAVHGANPLRDAADRRLPRIAGPSGLVIFGVTGDLSRKKLMPAVYDLANRGLLPPGFSLIGFARREWQDEDFAQEVHDAVEQHSRTPFREEVWQQLIQGMRFVQGDFDDDDAFEQLKSTIEDLDKAQGTGGNFAFYLSVPPKFFPKVVQQLKKHGLADQKDGSWRRAVIEKPFGHDLVSAKELNEVVHEVFPPNEVFRIDHYLGKETVQNILALRFANTLFEPIWNRSYVDHVQITMAEDIGIGGRAGYYDGIGAARDVIQNHLLQLLALTAMEEPASFDADALAAEKTKVLGAVKLPKDLGKSTVRGQYAAGWQGGAKAVGYLQEDGIDPQSKTDTYAAIKLEIDNRRWAGVPFYLRTGKRLGRRVTEIAVVFQRAPHSPFDHTATEELGRNAIVIRVQPDEGVTVRFGSKVPGTQMEIRDVSMDFAYGESFTESSPEAYERLILDVLLGDSNLFPRVEEVELSWKILDPIEQFWDKHGKPAQYQSGTWGPVEADEMLARDGRSWRRP